Proteins from a genomic interval of Plasmodium berghei ANKA genome assembly, chromosome: 6:
- a CDS encoding fam-a protein: MNKIYMKTVFALLSLFVYASNKSIASDPFLRKPTSDNIISTFPNGISEDIYKQNEELICTNTEETKKAEEIMKDAVTILQKHAQNEEDYSLYHKYDEGANVYFKKHEDTDIGKLELKIRSPDNYNDIVKILWDPNGAKHFDVNFINGKIVRIYNPNLVMVQFRSRSLVGLAQEYLYALAHKVEISENETIIVHASADINDHNDTYEYSYRNTILKSANSFQTEIDSEDDIVKGEIIKTYINLSGCIIKKEDEYVNLTCLNSIDVEFPNMKDLILKVVKSAKMATLANLRATFENN, from the exons atgaataaaatatacatgaAAACTGTGTTTGCTCTTTTGAGCTTGTTCGTATATGCAAGCAATAAATCCATTGCAAGCGACCCTTTTCTAAGGAAGCCAACTTCAGACAATATTAT ATCCACTTTTCCCAATGGTATTTCGgaagatatatataaacaaaatgaagaaCTAATATGTACAAATACTGAAGAAACTAAAAAAGCAGAAGAAATTATGAAAGATGCTGTAActattttacaaaaacaTGCTCAAAATGAAGAAGATTATAGtttatatcataaatatGATGAGGGAgcaaatgtatattttaagaaaCATGAAGACACAGACATTGGAAAGCTCGAGCTTAAAATCCGCAGTCCAGATAAT TATAATGATATCgtcaaaatattatggGATCCCAATGGTGCCAAACATTTCGATGTAAACTTTATTAATG ggAAAATTGTACGTATATACAATCCAAATTTAGTAATGGTTCAATTTCGCTCCAGAAGTCTTGTGGGACTAGCCcaagaatatttatatgcttTAGCCCACAAAGTTGAA ATATCAGAAAATGAAACTATAATTGTTCATGCATCAGCAGATATAAATGATCACAACGATACTTATGAATATAGCTATAGAAAcacaattttaaaaagtgCAAATTCATTCCAAACCGAAATTGATTCTGAAGATGATATTGTAAAGGGagagataataaaaacgtatattaatttatctggatgtatcattaaaaaagaagatgAATATGTTAACCTTACTTGCCTCAACTCT ATTGATGTCGAATTTCCCAATATGAAAGATCTTATTCTTAAGGTAGTTAAATCAGCAAAAATGGCAACTCTTGCCAACTTAAGAGCCacatttgaaaataattaa
- a CDS encoding GPN-loop GTPase, putative, with translation MEDKKGNAKESNQEKNANNIDNYKLSNNALNSDTLKDKQGNDISCKNLLIKENYDRTEPVDSKTDKHTETFEKRECSDTISDCYDKIKQFTETENISDVSEKKINNYICTNQIDVNSLNETTLRENTLKETNPGVLTENKTSEFIKKEEKSKKLKESPNSEHPLNNNGDMKDYYKKLPIVIIAIGMAGSGKTTYIGALYNYLKIQRKKKVYTINLDPAVKNLQYPTNIDIRDSIKYHEVMKEYKLGPNGAIMTCLNLFATRFDKVIELLEKRKHKLNYIIVDTPGQIEVFNWSASGNIILETLSVSFPVVINYIIDTVRCERPITFMSNMLYACSILYKTRLPFLACFNKIDIIRHDKCIEWMKNYDIFNEDVLNDETYMASFSRSCALMINEFYEGIKTVGISSKTIEGFNDIIKQLEYLKEEFIDDYVTIIEKQVKRIKKRKEKDIKLKMESLLIEKQKQIPISTNNNKN, from the coding sequence atgGAAGATAAAAAGGGAAATGCTAAAGAAAGTAatcaagaaaaaaatgctaataatattgacaattataaattaagtAATAATGCATTAAATAGTGACACGTTAAAAGATAAGCAAGGCAATGATATATCATGCAAAAatcttttaataaaagaaaattatgacCGTACTGAACCTGTTGACAGTAAAACAGATAAACATACAGAAACCTTTGAAAAACGAGAATGCAGCGATACAATTAGTGATTGctatgataaaattaagCAGTTCACTGAAACTGAAAATATAAGTGATGTAtcggaaaaaaaaattaacaattaTATCTGTACCAATCAAATTGATGTAAATTCTCTAAATGAGACGACACTTAGAGAAAACACATTAAAAGAAACCAATCCAGGTGTGTTAACAGAGAACAAAACATCggaatttattaaaaaggaagaaaaaagcaaaaaattaaaagagtCACCAAATAGTGAACATcctttaaataataatggagACATGAAAgattattacaaaaaattaccAATCGTTATAATTGCTATTGGTATGGCAGGTAGTGGAAAAACAACATATATTGGagcattatataattatttaaaaatacaaagaaaaaaaaaagtatatacaATTAATCTAGATCCAGCCGTTAAAAATTTGCAGTATCCAacaaatatagatataagAGATAGTATAAAATATCACGAGGTTATGAAAGAATATAAACTAGGACCTAATGGTGCCATAATGACATGTTTAAACTTATTTGCTACTAGGTTTGATAAGGTTATTGaattattagaaaaaagaaaacataAATTAAACTATATAATTGTCGATACACCTGGGCAAATTGAAGTGTTTAATTGGTCAGCTAGtggaaatataattttagaaaCATTATCAGTTAGCTTTCCAGttgttattaattatattatagaCACAGTTCGATGTGAAAGACCTATTACTTTTATGTCTAATATGCTTTATGCATGtagtattttatataaaaccAGATTACCATTCTTAGCTTgctttaataaaattgatatCATTAGGCATGATAAATGTATTGAGTGgatgaaaaattatgacATTTTCAACGAAGATGTTTTGAACGACGAAACATACATGGCTAGTTTTAGTAGATCTTGTGCATTAATGATTAATGAATTTTATGAAGGAATAAAAACTGTAGGCATTTCGTCAAAAACAATTGAAGGATTTAATGATATTATAAAACAGTTAGAATATTTAAAGGAAGAATTTATTGATGATTATGTAACTATAATTGAAAAACAAGtaaaaagaattaaaaaaagaaaggaAAAGGACATCAAGCTGAAGATGGAATCTTTGTTAAttgaaaaacaaaaacaaatCCCCATTTCTacaaataacaataaaaattaa
- a CDS encoding cytochrome c oxidase assembly protein COX19, putative produces the protein MDIKRSIVKKPDRGSFPLDHSNECTSIKNNYLKCLKEHKNDHISCKKYSKEYFMCRIDNNLLEKQDLSNLGFYENELNNESRLKNFKNVYSYNAYKEKMEASKEKNKMKEYNDIKFDKKKNDIYHAKEIENKNEITRKDSNGFLNLQTIKNDVSDNNNIKENMPMEMNEKIAIKRKEESGYLAGKEYLKVLLEKKKKKSFLSSIFKSNNT, from the coding sequence atggatataaaAAGAAGCATCGTTAAGAAGCCAGATAGAGGAAGTTTCCCCTTAGACCATAGCAACGAGTGCACatcaataaaaaacaattatttaaaatgcTTAAAGGAGCATAAAAATGATCATATTagttgtaaaaaatattcgaAAGAGTATTTTATGTGTAGAATTGATAACAATTTACTAGAAAAGCAAGATTTAAGTAACTTAggtttttatgaaaatgaattaaataatgaaagcCGGTTAAAAAACTTTAAGAATGTATATAGTTACAATGCGTACAAGGAAAAAATGGAAGCctcaaaagaaaaaaacaaaatgaaagaGTATAATGATATcaaatttgataaaaaaaaaaatgatatttatcatgctaaagaaatagaaaacaaaaacGAAATAACTCGAAAAGATAGTAATggttttttaaatttacaaaCTATAAAAAACGATGTAAGTGATAACAATAacataaaagaaaatatgcCAATGGAAatgaatgaaaaaattgcaATAAAACGAAAAGAAGAAAGTGGATACTTAGCTGGaaaagaatatttaaaagtattattagaaaaaaaaaaaaaaaaatcatttttaagTAGCATATTTAAAAGTAACAATACGTGA
- a CDS encoding NIMA related kinase 3, putative has product MFPLLFVTLFFFVFCVFLCLLPLFYFVFFSKLYIFFFYIMLTLLLPTIRNTCEKHNVYMNYGYKFETVLEIMTSNSEIHLVKSLDTNETFISKVYDLYGINENDLKNYMNELYIMKKLENCENIVKIVDFIKKNDSLSFIIEFCNQGDLYSDILRRKINNEHYSESEIFNILNQILNGLSSIHKNGIIHGDLKSTNIFIKDDKIKIGDFGISQKGSNKNLGTLNFLSYESIKLNKTNKLSDLFQVGCILYELVTLSSPFSANNINDMIRLFEDKNYKNEIIKNISSFYSIQLVDIISKLLSLNALDRLQVISNYNIVRN; this is encoded by the coding sequence atgtttccTTTATTGTTTgttactttatttttttttgttttttgtgTATTCCTTTGTCTCCTGCcgttattttattttgtttttttctcaaaattgtacatatttttcttttatataatgttaACTTTATTATTGCCAACTATTAGGAACACATGTGAAAAGcataatgtatatatgaattatgGGTATAAATTCGAAACTGTTTTAGAGATAATGACTTCAAACAGTGAAATACATTTAGTAAAATCGTTGGATACAAATGAaacatttatttcaaaagTTTATGATCTTTATGGAATAAACgaaaatgatttaaaaaattatatgaatgaattatatatcatGAAAAAGCTGGAGAATTGTGAAAATATAGTTAAGATTGTTGATTTTATTAAGAAAAATGATTCTTTATCTTTCATAATCGAATTTTGTAATCAGGGAGATTTATATTCTGATATTTtaagaagaaaaataaataatgagcATTATTCAGAAagtgaaatatttaatatattaaaccAGATATTAAATGGATTAAGTTCTATCCATAAAAATGGTATAATTCATGGTGATTTAAAAagtacaaatatatttattaaagatgataaaattaaaattggTGATTTTGGTATATCACAAAAAggatcaaataaaaatttagggacattaaattttttaagttatgaatctataaaattaaacaaaacaaataaattaagtGATTTATTTCAAGTAGgttgtatattatatgaattagTAACTCTGTCTTCTCCATTTTCTgctaataatataaatgatatgaTTCGACTTTTTgaagataaaaattataaaaatgaaattattaaaaatatatcatcattttaTTCTATACAATTAGTTGatattatttcaaaattattatcattaaatGCGTTAGACCGGTTACAAGTAATTtctaattataatattgtaaGAAACTAA